The Bos indicus x Bos taurus breed Angus x Brahman F1 hybrid chromosome 15, Bos_hybrid_MaternalHap_v2.0, whole genome shotgun sequence genome includes a window with the following:
- the LOC113905277 gene encoding proteoglycan 3-like encodes MKGCLLLLFLLLGTVSALYLENHVPHVGSPETQADLSQDAEGSGGQEGELALSGEVLESGREEAEDTHDDEGASDPDDLDEDVQCPKEEETVQLPGSPECKSCRYRLVGTPKKFKKAQRVCRKCYRGNLASIHSLKFNLQVQSLATRINEAQVWIGGFIRGWCLWRTYRWTDGSSWNFTYWARWQPTFGRGRCVALCTRGGHWRRAPCKRRLPFICSY; translated from the exons ATGAAAGGCTGCCTGCTCCTGCTCTTTCTGCTGCTGGGGACAGTTTCTGCTCTCTATCTGG AGAATCATGTCCCCCATGTGGGCAGTCCGGAGACACAGGCAGACCTGAGCCAGGATGCTGAAGGCTCaggggggcaggaaggagagctGGCCCTGAGTGGTGAGGTGCTTGAGTCGGGAAGAGAGGAGGCCGAGGACACCCACGATGATGAGGGGGCCTCAGACCCAGATGACTTAGATGAGGACGTGCAGTGTCCCAAGGAAGAGGAGACAGTGCAACTTCCAGGCAGTCCTGAGTGCAAGAGCTGCCGCTACAGGCTGGTGGGGACCCCAAAGAAGTTTAAGAAAGCTCAG AGAGTCTGCAGGAAGTGCTACCGAGGCAACCTCGCCTCCATCCACAGTTTGAAATTCAACCTTCAGGTTCAGAGCTTGGCCACGAGGATCAATGAAGCACAGGTTTGGATCGGAGGCTTCATCAGAGGTTGG TGCCTGTGGAGGACATATCGCTGGACTGATGGGAGTTCTTGGAATTTTACATACTGGGCCAGGTGGCAACCTACATTTGGGAGAGGCCGTTGTGTGGCCCTGTGCACCAGAG GGGGTCACTGGCGACGAGCTCCGTGCAAAAGGCGGCTGCCCTTCATTTGTTCCTACTAA
- the LOC113905275 gene encoding proteoglycan 3-like produces MKGCLLLLLLLLGTVSALYLEKDAPHVGSPETQADLSQDAEGSGGQEGELALSGEVVESGGEEAEDTHDDEGDSESDPDDLDEDVQCPKEEETVQLLGTPGCKSCRYLMVQTPNIFRKALSICKKCYGGNLISIHNLLFDNCISRWARRINQAKVWIGVIIKLWSIYKTFRWTDGSRWNFGYWARGQPGNGKGHCVDLSTKGGHWRRASCKCRLPFICSY; encoded by the exons ATGAAAGGCTGCctgctcctgctccttctgctgcTGGGGACAGTTTCTGCTCTCTATCTGG aGAAGGATGCCCCCCATGTGGGCAGTCCAGAGACACAGGCAGACCTGAGCCAGGATGCTGAAGGCTCaggggggcaggaaggagagctGGCCCTGAGTGGTGAGGTGGTGGAGTCGGGGGGAGAGGAGGCCGAGGACACCCACGACGATGAGGGGGACTCAGAGTCAGACCCAGATGACTTAGATGAGGACGTGCAGTGCCCCAAGGAAGAGGAGACAGTGCAACTTCTGGGGACCCCTGGATGCAAGAGCTGCCGCTACCTGATGGTACAAACACCAAACATATTTAGGAAAGCTCTG AGCATCTGCAAGAAGTGCTACGGAGGCAACCTCATCTCCATCCACAACCTCCTCTTCGATAATTGCATCTCACGCTGGGCCAGAAGGATCAACCAAGCAAAGGTCTGGATCGGCGTCATCATCAAGCTCTGG TCCATATACAAGACATTTCGCTGGACCGATGGAAGTCGCTGGAATTTTGGATACTGGGCCCGAGGGCAGCCTGGGAATGGGAAAGGCCACTGCGTGGACCTGAGCACCAAAG GGGGTCACTGGCGACGAGCTTCATGCAAGTGTCGGCTGCCCTTCATTTGCTCCTACTAA